Part of the Marasmius oreades isolate 03SP1 chromosome 5, whole genome shotgun sequence genome is shown below.
TCCACACTTGATCAATGTTCTCCCGCAGGCTGCCGATTTGTGACCGTCGCTGAGATCAGACAAGCTACCCATGCGGTATAGTCAAACTGCGTGTCCATGAGAATTCGCTAATACAAGGACGTACTATAAAGGATCCCAGCCCGTCCAGCGTTGTACTGCCTAGTCCCTGGCTGGATGTGGAATGTCTGTTCAACTCCCTAGATGTTTCAGAAAGACGGGTGAAGACAGGGTAGGCTCGTCGACAGACAGATGTTCGTTGGCAACACGGTTTATGGCTGTAGCCAACTAGATGTAGGCGTGTACGACGGTACTAGAAGGCATCGAAAGGAGCCATCGTCTTGGAGTGATGTTTGAGGCGATAAGTCACGTATGTGGGAGGTCAAGTAGACTCAGAGGTACGTAAAAGTCTGGATGAGCTTCTGTTATCTCGGCCCTTTATACCCGCACCACCGCCACTAGCGCATGGTTCCGACACCTGCGCATCTTCAAATTGTCGGCACACGACCTCAAATTATAAAAAAACTAACACTTTTTTCAGGGCTTTTCCCCTTCGTCTCCAGCCTCCCCACCACTCGAGTCCAAGGCCTACTTTCGTTTTCGCCGCCATGTCCTCGACAACAGATCAAGCGAAAAACATTCCTGCTCCTCCTCCTAGGGCACCATTGGAGGAGTACGAACGGTCAGACGGGAAATATCCATTCTTGCTCACCATGACCGAGGTCAAACTGCTTGGTATCGCTGGCGTTGGCTTTTTACTCgatggtcagtcttctcgatctctcTTGTCGATGCATCTGCGAACTCATTTAATGTTTAGCCTACGATCTTTTCATCATCAATCCCGTAGCGACTATGCTCCAGTACCGTTTATACGGTGGCCATTCTTTACCTCCTGGCCTTGAAGGATTTTTGAAGGCCAGTGCCAACATCGGAAGTGTAATCGGACAGTTTTTGTTCGGTGAGAAaacttttccatcttttttTCTAAAGTTTTTGCTTTTCTAACGGGACGGTATACAGGTTACCTCGCGGATGCTCTCGGTCGAAAAGCTGTATATGGGAAAGAACTCAtgctcatcatcatcgctaCCATCCTCTGTATCACCACTCCCACCGGTCAACTATCGCCGAATAGTTCTCTCGTCTACCTAGGCGTATTCCGCATTCTCCTCGGTGTAGGCGTGGGCGGGGACTACCCCATGTCTGCTACGATTACATCCGATCGTGCTAACCTCCGAAAACGCGGGACCCTTCTCTCCTACATCTTCTCCAACCAAGGATGGGGTTCCTTCTTCGGTTCGCTTATCACGATCATTGTTTTGATGGCGTATAAGCATGTGATGCATGATGAAGGGAAGACGAGTAAGGTCGATGGTGTGTGGAGAATTATTGTTGGGGTATCGTTAGTTCCAGCGTTTGCGACTCTGTATCAGAGGTTGACGCTACCTGAGAGTACGAGGTTTAAGGCCTCGAAGAATCTGGATTCGGAGAAGGAATTGGAGGAGTTAAAGAAGGTCAACCAGGCGACTACGGAGATGAAGGTGtctggtggtggtagtgagCGTGCGAGTGGGTCGTCGGAGATCAAGGAAAGTGAGAGTAGGTCTAGTGGAGAGTCGCCTGAGGTTGTAAttaagaaggagaaggcacAAATCAGGGGTACGGTACTGTTTTCATATTTAGAATTGGCTGATATTGACTGTTTACCCTCTTAGAATTCATCCACTACTTCTCGGAATGGCGACACGCGAAATTGCTCATAGGAACTTCTTTCTGCTGGTTCCTACTCGACATTGCGTGAGTCCCGTGTGCTCGTATCTTTTTCCAGCTTTATTAATGGTTTCCACTTTAGGTTCTACGGTATCAACCTCAACCAGAACGTCGTGCTGCAACAGATTGGATACGACGGAAAGACAGGCTCTCCTTGGCAAAAACTCATCAATGTCTCTACTGGGGGTATCATCGTCACTGCTCTTGGTTTTGTTCCAGGTATGTATAGCTTCCATAATTTGtccgtttctttttctcttatGTCTTTCTCAGGCTACTATGCGTCCATCTTGACGATCGAAATCCTAGGCCGAAAGTGGATACAAATTCAAGGATTCCTTATGGCTGCACTTTTCTGTACggtctccttctctttctccaaaGAGTGGCCATTAACGTTTATTTCTTAGTGGCCATCTTAGCAGCGAAATTCCACACACTAAGCCATGTGTCGTTCATTGTTTGCTTCGCTTTCCTTCAGTTCTTTTTCAATTTTGGCGCGAATACTACAACTTATGTGTGTTTCCTCCTTACATCTGTCTCTGTTATTGATCTGACCTGCCCAACCGTAGTGTTACCCAGCTGAAGTCTTCCCAACCCGTTTCCGAGCTTTCGCCCACGGTCTATCCGCAGCATCGGGGAAAGCGGGAGCTATCATTTCGGCATTGGTGTTTAACCAGTTGAGTAAGGCTATCGGAACGCCTGCGGTGTTATGGATTTTCTTTGCGTGTTGTATTTTGGGTGCTGGTGGGTTCCTTTTTCGtaaggagaagaaagcgTTGATTGATCTTTGTTTGGGATGTGTTAGGGTTCACATTGTTGTTACCGGAAGTTAAAGGACGTGATCCTGATCTGGTTTATGCTGAGGAGATAAGGGAGGCGAGGGAGGCACGGAGGAGGGGTTGAGGCTGGGTTTTTTGTTTGACTCCGAGTGGGAAGAGTTTGAGTCGAAGTTCTCGTTTGTTGAAGAACTCGAATGAATTGGGACTTATCGATTGTCCAAAGATGTAAACGTTACCACTACAAGTGTACAGTATGTACAATATGctacaaaagatgttgtgtCCTTTCATCGGAGTCCTCCCTTTCGCGCGGTTGGCTTTTCGAATTTAGCGCCTACAAACACGCGTCTGcgtctctttcctttcttccacaTCCACGATGCGTCCAACACCCCTCACACTCCTACAAATCCTCCCTCGGGCGGTTTTAGACAAAAAAGCTCAGGCGATGGTGATACCCTCTCTTTCTGAACTTGCCAAAGCCAAAGCTGCTGCAAAGAAGACGGAACAGTCAAGGACGGTAGTGGATGAACTTTTGTCGAGGAAGGCACGAATGGCAACGACAGGAGCAGTAACTGGTGAGTTCGAGGCTCTTTGTCATTTGTCTCCGTTGCTCGTTTCTTTCCCTTCTgtatttttcttcttttgataCCTGTCTTgactatttttttttttcaataaCAGAGGACCAGTGGCCGATAAACCTGAGAGTTGAACGTGTGGTTAAGAAGGAAGATTTAAAACATGTACATGCGGATGttaggaagaggatgaagcaGTTGGTGTTGAAGGAGACTTGAGTGAAAGGGTCCCCGCTCTTTTTGAGTCTTTCTCCGGGGACTCGAGTGGGTGTCTACATGAATCGGTGCGTCTGTGTGCTcctctcttttcttcttctgttcaTGGAGTGTTGATAATGGGATTTTTCCGTGTAGGCCCGTGTAAGATGGTAAGATGGTATGACATACTACGATACATCTACAACAGTAATTGAAGCAAGTAGTCAAGAATTAAGGCGCTGAAGCGTGGACGGCTAGACTCCACAGCGACTCTTTGCTCGGGCTACGTAGAGTATTCCGTGTTTGTACTTGTAAAGATGCGGATGTTCCATTTCTCTGGACCGACCGTGGTCTCCCATCTATCTCTCAGGTTTATGGAAAGGTTGGAGACTCCCGGTTCCACGTTCAACGAAGTGACAAGCCCCCGAAACGAGCTTCGCGTTCTTTCTGTGTCAAAAGCCTTCCAGTGCACCGTTACTTCTTGTTCCTGGCAACGACTCAAGACCGTCTCAATTTCGACGGGCCAGACAGTCGAGTTCTGAGGGCTCGATCTCTCGTTTGGAGCCGTGCTACGTGCTGCTAAAGGACCTTGAGCAGGACAAAATCAGTGTCATGAGTCCAAAGCAAGGATATGGAAATGGCACACTTATGGCGGCCCAGCGGCAGTTATCGAATCCACCTTCATTTCCGAGTAAATTGACGCCTCAGATGCCACTGCCCCCATTTCAGAAGAAAGGCCCACTTGTCTCCGTTAGATGGTCCAGCTGGGTTTACAGTGAAAGTTTTATCTTTACGCCTTATACCACACTATAGCCACTATTGAGACGACGTGCTCGATTTGAAACATGAGATCTCTTGAATAAGGCGGCACCTGCATGTATGTATTACGCCCCGACGacaccgtagattcaccgtagACTCCATTAATGCCGCAAGTCATCTCATTTCTATCCTCAAGCCTCACCACTAATCTTCCGGCAAGACTGCCTTCCTTCTGTACTTGCCTTGGTCGCGAAGCCACTGCGAGGGACAGTCAATCACATCAGAACGGCCATTGAGtttttgaaaaaaaaaagataaaCATCATACCCGTCTATAATGATGAAGCGACCCGATCTTCTCTCCATAATAATCTGGTACAGGGCTCGTTGGGCTCTGTAGAGACGCATCCACACGACGTTTTGTAATGTGTTGATAGAATTCACGATCTCGAGAGTCGATGAGGTCACCGTAGTGGCGGTGAGTGAATCTCCAAATCGCGTTGCCTAGGGAGGGGCCTAGGAGGTagccgaaacctgtaggagaGAAACGGTTAGATATAGCCAAACCAGACTTGAGGGATAACATAAGGAAGGGGAGACATGAGCAGTTTTACGCGTAGCGCAGAATACACGACTCTCAAAATAACCAAGGAGATGTTCCAAAACGTCAACGTACCCATACAAGCTGCTGTACAGATTCCGTAGAACATGAATGGATCGAGTCCCTGAAGAAAGCAAAAAGTCCAGTCGGTTAGTCAGCCGAGTTGGAAAGTATAACCTCAACTCACAAATACGGGTGTCATAGGATCAGTGGTCAGATTCCCGAAATATGAAGCGCCTCCAAAGAGACCTAAGAAAGAGGTGGGGACTGACATGGCCTATGTATTACGAAGGAGAATAATTAAGTTTTCCGGTTCGTGGCGGATAGAAATTCGTACATTTTGCCATTTCCTTCGTTTAGCTCTGATTGCGAGGTATTCTGGCCATGTTAGAACTGTAGTGTGGGCGTGTTCACTTTCTTTTGACTTCAAAGTAGAGCTGAATCTACTGAGAACGAGAGACGTTTTCGCGTTTTCGCGGGCAGATATCTTGAGGTGCGGTATTGACGTGTGTCGTAGAGAAGTCAGGGAGCGTTCGAAATTACGAGTGAGTGTCATGGTCATGGTCAGGTCCAAGTCAAACGAGCTCGGAAAATCGAAAGACGACTTCGGTGCTCCGGATAATTGTCCCACGGTGTACGCAATGGTAtttcctcgtataggtacagTAGCTACAAGCAAGTTATAGCATGTCTTAGGGTGTTCCTAGTAAGGTCAGGATAACCTTCCTCGTGAAGGACACTCTTTTGATATGCTTGATGTATTAGAAAGTAAAATTGCGAATCGCACAGAAGCTGGATGGAACTGTACTGTATACTTTTAATTCGGGAGGCAGTAATCGCGCAGGAAACGGGATCTAGAGCGATTCCCGGTTTAATATGGAGGAGATGAGACTGACCAACAAACGCCATGGGAACATCGTTCTAGGAGCAAAAGATCGAGGTTTAACACGGGGCAGAGAAAAGCACAAACTACGGAAAGTGGGTTTTGAAAGAGGGACTTTCTTCGTATTTGTTCGCCTCCACTGGCACAAGTGACAAGGACCGTGAAGGTCTGGTCAACCACAGGCTCCTGAACATGAATCGCCATGAAACGTATTCTGTGCGTGAGGAAGGTTGAGGCCTGTTCAACTATCAAGATACCGCCTCAACAAGAGAACTGCATGTCGTAACAGAACGGTTGACATATGCTCGTTGTCTCCTGGGTACGATAAGATTGTTAAGAATCTGCGTGGTATGGAATATGTCAATTCCATCAACGAGAAAGAGGAAATATTAACTCCACGTACCTTCATCACCATAGTCCAGGACAAAAAATGCCATCGCCACCGAGTCGAACTCCAACTCTACGCTAACTTTGGACGTATACATCTTGAAGAAAGGTTGGGGAAGACTGATGCGGTAAATATGCTCGATGTCCTTTCTTTGAGCTCTTAATGTAGATATACATCCTAACATATCATAATGATTAGTCTTCAAATGGTAAAAAGGGTTCATTCTGGAAGTACTTGTCAAGTCAACCCTCCCGCAAAGTTAAGATTGATTCTGTCGTTCATTCTTGTCTGTTACACCATGATGGAGACGAAGAGAGCAAAAATAAGTGGCGATAATGTTTGATGATGTACGTTACAATACAGAAACCGGAAGGTTTTCGTGGGATTCATGAATAGAAACGGATTTGTTTGGGGAACCGCTGACACGCTCAAGTTGGACCTTATTCTGAACAAGGGTCATCCTAGCGGGTACTAGTCGACAATCTCCTCAATCATCGTGGCGGGCCATTATTGTAAGTCTCTCATAAACGATTCTACTTCGTTTATTTTCCTCATTCCCCGTCAGATCCCCCAGTTTCATGATCATCTTTCCTCAATGTCTATGTGGCCGTTTACCTACGCCTGGccaagacctttcgatggaaGAGCTCCTCCAGTCCCCCCTAATGCAAATCCGAGGCAATGGCTAGCAGGAAATTGGATACCGAATCCAGCTTTTAACTGGCATCAACCATTCAACCAAGCGAGGAATACCTGGGTTCCTGCTCAAGGAGGAGGTCAATGGCCTCAACAACAGCAGAACGCACAGACGTTCAATCCTTATAAACGCGTACCGAAACCTCCATCCGCAGAATATCTTGCCTCCAAGCTCTCGGATAATCCCTTGGGACTCACAAACATGGTTTCGAGGTGTGCTTCTCAATCGACTAAGATCGTAGGTATAGGAATGCTAAAACGCTTAATTGCTCAACAGAGAAGAGCTATATGGACCAGGGGTAGATGGCGTGCCTCCGGAAACGCCTTGGGTGTGGACTACTCAGGATTTACaggatgaagacgaagacggaCAACCAGGATCGACTACCACATCTCTTCGTAGAAATCCTTCGTCCCAATCGCGTCATGGATCTACTCCAAACACTTCCATGACACACTCCCAAACTACGGGTCAATCGCAACCTTCACGACATTCGTCCGAGCCACCACTTACCTCG
Proteins encoded:
- a CDS encoding uncharacterized protein (BUSCO:EOG09264HN5); the protein is MTMTLTRNFERSLTSLRHTSIPHLKISARENAKTSLVLSRFSSTLKSKESEHAHTTVLTWPEYLAIRAKRRKWQNAMSVPTSFLGLFGGASYFGNLTTDPMTPVFGLDPFMFYGICTAACMGFGYLLGPSLGNAIWRFTHRHYGDLIDSRDREFYQHITKRRVDASLQSPTSPVPDYYGEKIGSLHHYRRWLRDQGKYRRKAVLPED